The following are encoded together in the Bradyrhizobium sp. CCGUVB1N3 genome:
- a CDS encoding MFS transporter: MTDLSARMKPLAMEMGQHSRSTVLRSIIIGLTAFLTVVDLFATQAILPSLTRHYGVTPAAMGFAVNASTFGMAIASLVVGFFSPHIDRRLGILLSLTLLAFPTSLLAWAPNLTIFTGLRVLQGLCMASAFALTLAYLGEQCSAMDAGGAFAAYITGNVASNLIGRLASAAVADSLGLASNFYFFAALNLAGAVLVHFSIQRARPMQAMTPAASPLNAMSTHWRSPRLRAAFGLGFCILFAFIGTFTFVNFVLVRPPLSLGMMDLGLVYLVFLPSVVTTLLAGRAVAHIGTRPTIWAALGVAALGLPLMLTSHLANVLTGMVLVGVGTFFAQAAATGFVGLAASENRGVASGTYLACYFSGGLVGTAVLGRLFDAYGWTACVIGVGAALAIAALLTVAIRSDA; encoded by the coding sequence ATGGGCCAGCATTCGCGCAGTACTGTGCTGCGCTCCATCATCATCGGCCTGACCGCCTTCCTCACCGTGGTCGACCTGTTCGCCACCCAAGCGATCCTCCCCTCGCTGACGCGGCACTACGGCGTGACGCCGGCGGCCATGGGTTTTGCCGTCAATGCGAGCACCTTCGGCATGGCAATCGCCAGCCTCGTGGTCGGCTTCTTCAGCCCGCACATCGATCGACGGCTTGGCATTCTACTGAGCCTGACCTTGCTCGCGTTCCCCACCAGTCTGCTCGCGTGGGCGCCCAACCTCACGATCTTCACCGGCTTGCGCGTCCTCCAGGGCCTCTGCATGGCCTCCGCTTTCGCGCTGACGCTCGCCTATCTCGGCGAGCAGTGCAGTGCGATGGATGCCGGCGGCGCGTTCGCCGCCTACATCACCGGCAATGTCGCGAGCAATCTGATTGGCCGGCTCGCCTCGGCCGCGGTCGCGGACAGCCTCGGCTTGGCCTCGAACTTCTATTTCTTCGCTGCGCTCAATCTGGCAGGCGCCGTGCTCGTCCATTTCAGCATCCAGCGCGCCCGGCCGATGCAGGCGATGACGCCGGCGGCCTCCCCGCTCAACGCCATGTCGACGCATTGGCGCAGTCCGCGGCTGCGCGCCGCGTTCGGTCTCGGCTTCTGCATCCTGTTCGCCTTCATCGGGACTTTCACGTTCGTCAACTTCGTGCTGGTGCGGCCCCCACTGTCGCTGGGCATGATGGACCTCGGCCTCGTCTACCTGGTCTTCCTGCCATCAGTCGTCACCACCCTGCTCGCGGGCCGTGCCGTGGCACACATCGGAACGCGACCAACGATCTGGGCGGCGCTCGGCGTTGCCGCACTTGGCCTGCCCCTGATGCTGACGTCGCATCTGGCCAACGTGCTGACCGGCATGGTGCTGGTTGGCGTCGGCACCTTCTTCGCCCAGGCGGCCGCAACCGGCTTCGTCGGGCTGGCGGCCAGCGAGAACCGCGGCGTCGCCAGCGGGACGTATCTGGCGTGCTATTTCAGTGGCGGTCTCGTCGGTACGGCGGTGCTTGGCCGGCTGTTCGATGCTTATGGGTGGACGGCCTGCGTCATCGGTGTCGGAGCGGCGCTGGCCATTGCCGCACTGCTGACGGTTGCAATCCGAAGCGATGCCTAG
- the ccoS gene encoding cbb3-type cytochrome oxidase assembly protein CcoS, translating to MEVLIILVPLALGLGLAGLAAFLWSLKSGQYDDLDGAAWRAIADDDPPQEPQPDLAEVKR from the coding sequence ATGGAAGTCCTGATCATCCTCGTCCCTCTGGCGCTGGGGCTCGGGCTTGCAGGCCTCGCCGCTTTCCTCTGGTCGCTGAAGAGCGGCCAATATGACGATCTCGACGGCGCGGCCTGGCGCGCCATCGCCGATGATGATCCTCCGCAGGAGCCGCAGCCCGATTTGGCGGAGGTGAAGCGCTAG
- a CDS encoding cation-translocating P-type ATPase, producing the protein MQVSRDFSHYVRAAGEGLQRIDLAVEGVHCAGCMAKIERGLSAIPDVTLARVNLTDRRVALEWKEGTLDPARLIDRLEELGYKAYPYETASAEATEVAESRFLLRCLGVAAFATMNVMMLSIPVWSGNVSDMLPEQRDFFHWLSALIALPAAAYAGQPFFRSAWRALSAKTTNMDVPISIGVTLALGMSVVETIHHAEHAYFDAAIMLLTFLLVGRVLDQNMRRRTRAVAGNLAALKAETAAKFVGPDEISQVPVAAINPGDIVLLRPGERCAVDGTVIEGRSEIDQSLITGETLYVTADKGTPIYAGSMNISGSLRVRVSAASEATLLAEITRLLDNALQARSRYRRLADRASRLYAPVVHATALLTILGWVLAGAGWHDAIVTGVAVLIITCPCALGLAIPTVQTVASGAMFKSGVLLNAGDAIERLAEADHIIFDKTGTLTLPDLDVVNAAAIPTDIFALAGQLALSSHHPVAAAVAQAARAKSPIVGAVEEAGQGVRANVGGVEVRLGRPSFCGAEDLARSRVDLDPEASIVAFSRGAEKFVFTVRQALRPDAVTVIAALKARNIGIEILSGDREPAVKAVADTLGIPEWRAGVTPADKIARIEELKRRGTRVLMVGDGMNDAPSLAAARVSMSPISAAHLSQATADLVFLGKPLAPVVTAVDYARKALHLMRQNLWLAIGYNILAVPIAISGIVTPLIAAAAMSGSSILVMLNALRARSASRRITSWKS; encoded by the coding sequence ATGCAGGTCTCGCGCGACTTTTCCCATTATGTTCGTGCCGCGGGTGAGGGGCTCCAGCGCATCGATCTCGCCGTCGAGGGCGTGCACTGCGCCGGCTGCATGGCAAAGATCGAGCGCGGTCTCTCCGCCATTCCCGACGTGACGCTGGCGCGGGTCAATCTCACCGACCGCCGCGTCGCGCTGGAATGGAAGGAGGGTACGCTCGATCCCGCGCGCTTGATCGACCGGCTCGAAGAGCTCGGCTACAAGGCCTATCCTTATGAGACGGCAAGCGCTGAGGCGACCGAGGTCGCCGAGTCGCGCTTCCTGCTCCGTTGCCTCGGCGTTGCGGCCTTCGCCACCATGAACGTGATGATGCTGTCGATCCCGGTGTGGTCGGGCAATGTCAGCGACATGCTGCCCGAGCAGCGCGATTTCTTCCACTGGCTGTCGGCGCTGATCGCGCTGCCGGCCGCAGCCTATGCCGGCCAGCCGTTCTTCCGCTCGGCCTGGCGCGCGCTGTCGGCGAAGACCACCAACATGGACGTCCCGATCTCGATCGGGGTGACCCTCGCGCTCGGCATGTCCGTGGTCGAGACCATCCATCACGCCGAGCACGCCTATTTCGACGCCGCGATCATGCTGCTGACGTTTCTCCTGGTCGGGCGCGTTCTCGACCAGAACATGCGACGGCGGACGCGTGCGGTTGCCGGCAATCTGGCGGCGCTGAAGGCCGAGACCGCGGCAAAGTTCGTCGGGCCCGACGAGATCTCGCAGGTGCCGGTCGCCGCGATCAATCCGGGCGACATCGTGCTGCTGCGGCCCGGCGAGCGCTGCGCTGTCGACGGCACCGTGATCGAGGGTCGTTCGGAGATCGATCAGAGCCTGATCACCGGCGAGACGCTTTACGTCACGGCTGACAAGGGTACGCCGATCTACGCCGGCTCGATGAATATCTCCGGCAGCTTGCGGGTGCGGGTCTCGGCCGCGTCGGAAGCGACCCTGCTCGCGGAGATCACGCGCCTGCTCGACAATGCGCTCCAGGCACGCTCGCGCTATCGGCGGCTCGCCGACCGCGCCTCGCGCCTCTACGCGCCGGTGGTGCATGCGACCGCGCTCCTCACCATTCTCGGCTGGGTGCTGGCTGGCGCAGGCTGGCATGATGCGATCGTCACCGGCGTCGCCGTGCTGATCATCACCTGTCCCTGTGCGCTCGGACTCGCGATCCCGACGGTGCAGACGGTGGCCTCGGGCGCGATGTTCAAATCCGGCGTGCTGCTCAACGCCGGTGACGCGATCGAACGGCTGGCGGAGGCCGATCATATCATCTTCGACAAGACCGGCACGCTGACGCTGCCCGATCTCGACGTGGTCAATGCGGCGGCGATCCCCACCGATATTTTTGCGCTCGCCGGGCAGCTCGCATTGTCGAGCCATCATCCCGTGGCGGCTGCGGTGGCGCAGGCCGCCCGTGCCAAGTCGCCGATCGTCGGTGCTGTCGAGGAGGCCGGGCAGGGCGTGCGCGCGAACGTCGGTGGTGTCGAGGTCCGCCTCGGCCGGCCATCCTTCTGCGGTGCCGAGGATCTGGCAAGAAGCCGCGTCGATCTCGACCCCGAAGCATCCATCGTGGCCTTCAGCAGGGGCGCCGAAAAATTTGTCTTTACAGTGCGGCAGGCCCTGCGTCCGGATGCGGTCACGGTGATCGCGGCGCTGAAGGCGCGCAATATCGGCATCGAAATCCTCTCCGGCGACCGCGAGCCCGCGGTGAAAGCGGTGGCAGATACGCTCGGCATTCCCGAGTGGCGCGCCGGTGTCACGCCGGCCGACAAGATCGCGCGGATCGAGGAGTTGAAACGGCGTGGCACGCGCGTGCTGATGGTCGGCGACGGCATGAACGATGCGCCCTCGCTCGCTGCGGCCCGCGTCTCGATGTCGCCGATCTCGGCCGCGCATCTCAGCCAGGCGACCGCCGACCTCGTCTTCCTCGGCAAGCCGCTGGCGCCGGTCGTGACGGCCGTCGACTACGCCCGCAAGGCGTTGCACCTGATGCGGCAAAATCTCTGGCTCGCGATCGGCTACAACATCCTGGCGGTGCCGATCGCGATCAGCGGCATCGTCACGCCGTTGATCGCGGCGGCCGCGATGAGCGGATCGTCGATCCTGGTCATGCTGAATGCGCTGCGCGCGCGCAGCGCCTCGCGGAGGATCACATCATGGAAGTCCTGA
- a CDS encoding FixH family protein — MASAAPKPLTGTTVLAILIAFFGVVIGVNVTMMKLAIATLPGTEVDSPYAAGLTYEKEIAAARGQAERKWQVDAKIQRSADGSATVRIEARDATGRPVTGLKFLGRLERPTDKRADISVEFAETGIGVYGGNAAAVAPGQWDLVLEGDARGERMFMSRNRVILN, encoded by the coding sequence ATGGCATCCGCCGCACCGAAGCCACTGACCGGCACCACGGTCCTCGCTATCCTGATCGCGTTTTTCGGCGTCGTGATCGGCGTCAACGTCACCATGATGAAGCTTGCGATCGCGACGCTTCCCGGCACTGAAGTCGACAGCCCTTATGCCGCCGGTCTCACCTACGAGAAGGAGATCGCTGCGGCGCGGGGGCAGGCGGAGCGGAAATGGCAGGTCGACGCGAAGATCCAGCGCAGCGCCGATGGCAGTGCGACGGTGCGGATCGAGGCTCGCGATGCCACCGGCCGGCCGGTCACCGGCCTGAAATTCCTGGGGCGACTGGAGCGGCCGACCGACAAGCGCGCGGATATTTCCGTCGAATTCGCCGAGACCGGCATCGGCGTCTATGGCGGCAACGCGGCGGCCGTCGCACCAGGCCAGTGGGATCTCGTGCTCGAGGGCGATGCGCGCGGCGAGCGCATGTTCATGTCGCGCAATCGCGTGATCCTGAACTGA
- the ccoG gene encoding cytochrome c oxidase accessory protein CcoG, giving the protein MNTAVNPNELTSDDDYGPLYASRKKVYPQSVSGTFRRIKWGLMAFCLGVYYFLPFVRWNRGLGAPNQAVLIDLPNSRFYFFFIELWPQEVYYFTGLLIVAAVALFLMNSIGGRLWCGYLCPQTVWTDLFYAVERLIEGDRRERMKKDKSSDPMKLERISEIVLKHSIWLLIAWWTGGAWVLYFNDAPTLVKQLITFQAPMIAYIWIGILTATTYVLAGYMREQVCTYMCPWPRIQAALTDEWALNVTYRYDRGEKRTSVKKAAELRALGEQVGDCVDCYQCVAVCPTGIDIRNGPQLECIQCGLCIDACDTVMKKIGRPTRLIAYDNDINIQRRQEGKPPIYRIVRPRTIIYSAMIAAVGGIMLYALLTRSLLDVNVLHDRNPVAVRLSDGSIRNAYTVRLLNKRGFDRVIAIDVDGPVNATVHVVGVDSVTPDRPMIVIGRDQTAELRLLVTAPAESNPEKSIPVHFHVTDIGLGEAASATDNFVAP; this is encoded by the coding sequence ATGAACACGGCCGTGAACCCCAACGAGCTCACCTCAGACGACGATTACGGGCCGCTCTACGCGTCCCGCAAGAAAGTCTACCCCCAGAGCGTCTCGGGCACGTTCCGCCGCATCAAATGGGGGCTGATGGCGTTCTGCCTCGGCGTCTACTACTTCCTGCCCTTCGTGCGCTGGAATCGCGGCCTCGGCGCGCCGAACCAGGCGGTGCTGATCGACCTGCCCAACAGCCGCTTCTATTTCTTCTTCATCGAGCTGTGGCCGCAGGAGGTCTACTACTTCACCGGCCTTCTGATCGTCGCCGCGGTGGCGCTATTCTTGATGAACTCCATCGGCGGCCGCCTGTGGTGCGGCTATCTCTGTCCGCAGACCGTCTGGACCGACCTGTTCTATGCGGTCGAGCGCCTGATCGAAGGCGACCGGCGCGAGCGCATGAAGAAGGACAAGTCTTCCGACCCGATGAAGCTCGAGCGCATCTCCGAGATCGTGCTCAAGCATTCGATCTGGCTCCTGATCGCCTGGTGGACCGGCGGTGCGTGGGTGCTCTACTTCAACGATGCGCCGACACTGGTGAAGCAGCTCATCACGTTTCAGGCGCCGATGATCGCCTATATCTGGATCGGCATCCTCACCGCGACGACCTATGTGCTTGCCGGCTACATGCGCGAGCAGGTCTGCACCTATATGTGCCCGTGGCCGCGCATCCAGGCCGCGCTCACCGACGAATGGGCGCTCAACGTCACCTACCGCTACGACCGCGGCGAGAAGCGCACGTCGGTCAAGAAGGCCGCCGAGCTGCGCGCGCTCGGCGAGCAGGTCGGCGACTGCGTCGACTGCTACCAGTGCGTCGCGGTCTGTCCGACCGGCATCGACATCCGCAACGGACCGCAGCTCGAATGCATCCAGTGCGGCCTGTGCATCGACGCCTGCGACACCGTGATGAAGAAGATCGGGCGGCCAACCCGCCTGATCGCCTATGACAACGACATCAACATCCAGCGCCGCCAGGAAGGCAAGCCGCCGATCTACCGCATCGTGCGGCCCCGCACCATCATCTACAGCGCGATGATTGCGGCCGTCGGCGGCATCATGCTCTATGCGCTGCTGACCCGCAGCCTGCTCGACGTCAACGTGCTGCACGACCGCAACCCCGTTGCGGTCAGGCTCAGCGACGGCTCGATCCGCAACGCCTATACCGTCCGCCTGCTCAACAAGCGCGGCTTCGACCGCGTGATCGCCATCGACGTCGACGGGCCGGTGAATGCGACGGTCCACGTCGTCGGCGTCGATTCCGTGACGCCGGACCGGCCGATGATCGTGATCGGCCGCGACCAGACCGCGGAATTGCGGCTGCTCGTGACGGCGCCGGCCGAAAGCAATCCGGAGAAATCGATCCCGGTTCATTTCCACGTCACCGATATCGGGCTCGGCGAGGCCGCCTCCGCCACCGACAATTTCGTCGCGCCCTGA
- the ccoP gene encoding cytochrome-c oxidase, cbb3-type subunit III, with protein MTDHGEIDSVSGRTTTGHEWDGIKELNTPLPRWWLITFYLTIIWAIGYWIVYPAWPLISSNTTGLFGYSTRASLAVELANLEAARGEKMAALAAAPLADIEKDPALLALARAKGRVVFGDNCAPCHGSGAAGAKGFPNLNDDDWLWGGTLEQIMQTIQFGARSGHAKTHEGQMLAFGKDGVLKPDEIVTVANYVRSLSGLPTRQGFDAAKGEKIFTENCVACHGDGGKGNQEMGAPNLTDKIWLYGSDEATLIETISQGRSGVMPAWDGRLDPATLKAMAVYVHSLGGGK; from the coding sequence ATGACCGACCACGGTGAAATCGACAGTGTCTCCGGCAGGACTACAACCGGACACGAATGGGATGGCATCAAGGAGCTGAACACGCCGCTGCCGCGGTGGTGGTTGATAACCTTCTACCTCACCATCATATGGGCGATCGGCTACTGGATCGTCTATCCGGCCTGGCCGCTGATCTCGAGCAACACCACCGGTCTGTTCGGCTATTCAACGCGCGCCAGCCTCGCGGTGGAACTCGCCAATCTCGAGGCCGCCCGCGGCGAGAAGATGGCGGCGCTGGCGGCGGCCCCGCTCGCCGACATCGAGAAGGATCCGGCGCTGCTGGCGCTCGCGCGTGCCAAGGGCAGGGTCGTATTTGGCGACAATTGCGCGCCGTGCCACGGCAGCGGCGCCGCCGGCGCAAAGGGCTTCCCGAACCTCAATGACGACGACTGGCTGTGGGGCGGCACGCTCGAACAGATCATGCAGACCATCCAGTTCGGCGCGCGGTCCGGTCACGCCAAGACCCATGAGGGCCAGATGCTCGCCTTCGGCAAGGACGGCGTCTTGAAGCCCGACGAGATCGTCACGGTGGCCAACTACGTCCGCTCGCTGTCGGGCCTGCCGACCCGGCAGGGCTTTGACGCGGCCAAGGGGGAAAAGATCTTCACTGAGAATTGCGTCGCCTGCCATGGCGACGGCGGCAAGGGCAATCAGGAGATGGGCGCACCCAATTTGACCGACAAGATCTGGCTCTACGGCTCGGACGAGGCGACCCTGATCGAGACCATCAGCCAGGGCCGCTCCGGTGTCATGCCGGCGTGGGACGGACGGCTTGACCCCGCCACCCTCAAGGCGATGGCGGTCTACGTCCACTCGCTCGGCGGCGGCAAGTAA
- a CDS encoding cbb3-type cytochrome c oxidase subunit 3: protein MKAILTVHNLASDLVTTIWTPVFVAIFLAIVAYAFWPRNKAAFDEAARLPLREE, encoded by the coding sequence ATGAAAGCAATTCTGACAGTCCATAACCTTGCGTCCGATCTCGTGACGACGATCTGGACGCCGGTCTTCGTCGCGATTTTCCTCGCGATCGTCGCCTATGCATTCTGGCCGCGCAACAAGGCCGCTTTCGACGAAGCAGCGCGACTGCCATTGCGCGAGGAGTAA
- the ccoO gene encoding cytochrome-c oxidase, cbb3-type subunit II gives MSFWTRHQIFEKNSIILVVGILLVISIGGLVEIAPLFYLKSTIEVVDGVRPYTPLELAGRNIYVREGCYLCHSQMIRPLRDEVERYGHFSLAAESMYDHPFQWGSKRTGPDLARVGAKYSDDWHVTHLTNPRAIVPQSVMPGYPFLGENEVDPATIADHMRTLKAVGVPYSDDQIANAANDMKAQADPDNAGSDAFTKRYAKAVVRNFDGKPGTPTEMDALIAYLQMLGTLVDFKLYNEKANLR, from the coding sequence ATGTCTTTCTGGACTCGACACCAAATCTTCGAAAAGAACTCGATCATCCTGGTCGTCGGCATCCTGCTGGTGATCTCGATCGGCGGTCTCGTCGAGATCGCGCCGCTGTTCTACCTCAAGAGCACGATCGAGGTGGTCGACGGCGTGCGGCCCTACACGCCGCTCGAGCTCGCCGGCCGCAACATCTACGTCCGCGAGGGCTGCTATCTCTGCCACTCGCAGATGATCCGTCCCCTGCGCGACGAGGTCGAGCGCTACGGTCACTTCTCGCTCGCCGCCGAGAGCATGTACGACCACCCGTTCCAGTGGGGCTCCAAGCGCACCGGTCCCGATCTTGCCCGCGTCGGTGCAAAATATTCCGACGACTGGCACGTGACCCATCTGACCAACCCGCGCGCCATCGTGCCGCAGTCGGTGATGCCGGGCTATCCGTTCCTGGGCGAGAATGAAGTCGATCCCGCCACGATTGCCGATCACATGCGCACCCTCAAGGCCGTCGGCGTGCCCTACAGCGACGACCAGATCGCCAATGCGGCCAACGACATGAAGGCGCAGGCCGATCCGGACAATGCCGGCAGCGACGCCTTCACCAAGCGCTACGCCAAGGCGGTGGTACGCAACTTCGACGGCAAGCCGGGCACTCCGACCGAGATGGACGCGCTGATCGCCTATTTGCAGATGCTCGGCACGCTCGTCGACTTCAAGCTCTACAACGAGAAAGCCAATCTCCGCTGA
- the ccoN gene encoding cytochrome-c oxidase, cbb3-type subunit I, whose amino-acid sequence MSQTSSSKSMTIGESGLAVVFAVSAFLCVIAAAKALDAPFAFHASLSAAASVAAVFVILNRYFERPAALPPAEINGRPNYNMGPIKFSAFMSMFWGIAGFLVGLIIASQLAWPALNFDLPWTSFGRLRPLHTSAVIFAFGGNVLIASSFYVVQKSCRVRLAGDLAPWFVVVGYNFFILVAGTGYLLGVTQSKEYAEPEWYADLWLTIVWVVYLLVFLVTVIKRKEPHIFVANWFYLAFIVTIAVLHLGNNPALPVSVFGSKSYVAWAGVQDAMFQWWYGHNAVGFFLTAGFLAIMYYFIPKRAERPVYSYRLSIIHFWSLIFLYIWAGPHHLHYTALPDWTQTLGMTFSIMLWMPSWGGMINGLMTLSGAWDKLRTDPVLRMLVVSVAFYGMSTFEGPMMSIKVVNSLSHYTDWTIGHVHSGALGWVGFVSFGALYCLVPWAWNRKGLYSLKLVNWHFWIATLGIVLYISAMWVSGILQGLMWRAYTSLGFLEYSFIETVEAMHPFYIIRAAGGGLFLIGALIMAYNLWMTVRVGEAEVQMPVALQPAE is encoded by the coding sequence ATGAGCCAGACCTCCAGTTCCAAATCCATGACCATCGGTGAAAGCGGCCTGGCGGTGGTGTTCGCGGTCAGCGCCTTTCTATGCGTGATCGCAGCCGCCAAGGCGCTCGATGCGCCCTTCGCCTTCCATGCCTCGCTGAGCGCTGCGGCGAGCGTCGCGGCGGTCTTCGTCATTCTCAACCGCTACTTCGAGCGCCCGGCGGCGCTGCCGCCCGCGGAAATCAACGGACGGCCCAACTACAATATGGGGCCGATCAAGTTCTCCGCCTTCATGTCGATGTTCTGGGGCATCGCCGGCTTCCTGGTCGGCCTGATCATCGCCTCGCAGCTGGCCTGGCCCGCGCTCAACTTCGATCTGCCCTGGACGAGTTTCGGCCGCCTGCGTCCGCTGCACACCTCGGCGGTGATCTTCGCCTTCGGCGGCAACGTGCTGATCGCATCCTCATTCTACGTCGTGCAGAAGTCGTGCCGCGTGCGCCTTGCCGGCGATCTCGCGCCCTGGTTCGTCGTGGTCGGTTACAACTTCTTCATTCTGGTCGCCGGCACCGGCTATCTGCTCGGCGTCACCCAGTCCAAGGAATATGCCGAGCCAGAATGGTATGCGGACCTCTGGCTGACCATCGTCTGGGTGGTCTATCTGCTCGTCTTCCTCGTGACGGTGATCAAGCGCAAGGAACCGCACATCTTCGTCGCGAACTGGTTCTATCTCGCCTTCATCGTGACGATCGCCGTCCTGCATCTCGGCAACAATCCTGCGCTGCCGGTATCGGTGTTCGGTTCCAAGTCCTACGTCGCCTGGGCCGGCGTCCAGGATGCGATGTTCCAGTGGTGGTACGGCCACAACGCGGTTGGCTTCTTCCTGACCGCCGGCTTCCTCGCCATCATGTATTACTTCATCCCCAAACGCGCCGAGCGGCCGGTCTATTCCTACCGGCTCTCGATCATCCACTTCTGGTCGCTGATCTTTCTCTACATCTGGGCCGGCCCGCACCATCTGCACTACACTGCGCTGCCGGACTGGACGCAGACGCTCGGCATGACTTTCTCGATCATGCTGTGGATGCCCTCGTGGGGCGGCATGATCAACGGCCTGATGACGCTGTCGGGGGCCTGGGACAAGCTGCGCACCGACCCCGTGCTGCGCATGCTCGTGGTCTCCGTCGCCTTCTACGGCATGTCGACCTTCGAAGGCCCGATGATGTCGATCAAGGTCGTCAACTCGCTCAGCCACTACACCGACTGGACCATCGGCCACGTGCATTCCGGTGCGCTCGGCTGGGTCGGATTCGTCTCGTTCGGCGCGTTGTATTGCCTGGTGCCGTGGGCGTGGAATCGCAAGGGCCTCTACAGCCTCAAGCTCGTCAACTGGCACTTCTGGATCGCGACGCTCGGCATCGTCCTCTACATCTCGGCGATGTGGGTGTCCGGCATCCTCCAGGGCCTGATGTGGCGCGCCTACACCTCGCTCGGCTTCCTCGAATATTCCTTCATCGAGACCGTGGAAGCGATGCATCCCTTCTACATCATCCGTGCCGCCGGCGGCGGGCTGTTCCTGATCGGCGCGCTGATCATGGCCTACAATCTCTGGATGACCGTGCGCGTCGGTGAGGCGGAAGTGCAGATGCCCGTCGCTCTTCAGCCGGCGGAATGA
- a CDS encoding HPP family protein: MYRFLEQTTDGYMTRNVKTVVRDLNMLELSEMFERDDFNGYPVEEDGQVVGIVTKFDILKCFAFTPSQMVPRYLDLMNRKVGDVMTPEFIYVRPDTRLTRVLQLMVEHRIRSIIVLDGAQKLVGIIAREDVITALKATSRD, translated from the coding sequence GTGTACAGATTCCTTGAACAGACCACCGACGGCTACATGACGCGCAACGTCAAGACCGTGGTGCGCGACCTCAACATGCTCGAGCTCAGCGAGATGTTCGAGCGCGACGACTTCAACGGCTATCCGGTCGAGGAGGACGGGCAGGTCGTCGGCATCGTCACCAAGTTCGACATTTTGAAGTGCTTCGCATTCACGCCGAGCCAGATGGTGCCGCGCTATCTGGATCTGATGAATCGCAAGGTCGGCGACGTCATGACGCCGGAGTTCATCTACGTCCGCCCGGACACGCGCCTGACCCGCGTGCTCCAGCTCATGGTCGAGCACCGGATCCGCAGCATCATCGTGCTCGACGGCGCGCAAAAGCTCGTCGGCATCATCGCGCGGGAGGACGTCATCACCGCGCTCAAGGCGACCTCGCGCGACTAG
- a CDS encoding universal stress protein produces the protein MTYATVMVSLALGQPNEARLQVAGELAERFEAAIVGVAAVQFAPPLYFTDGAEAQRVIDQGEASVRRRLAELEGQFRAATRNRGGHVEWRGAVDFPARYALQQARCADIIVSGGQSPAFSDAFSLASPKDLVMQAGRPLLVVPDGVNWLDLRNVLVAWKDAPEARRAVADSLPLLRKAREITIVAIPEPDDDRPAVLASVTDVVAWLARHGVTATARVSEAGRNESAADHLGKVAADVGAGLIVAGAYGHSRVRELILGGVTQYLLTQSARCVLLSH, from the coding sequence ATGACATACGCGACCGTCATGGTCAGCCTGGCGCTTGGTCAGCCCAATGAGGCGAGGCTTCAGGTCGCGGGCGAGCTCGCGGAGCGTTTCGAGGCGGCGATCGTCGGAGTTGCGGCGGTGCAGTTCGCGCCGCCGCTCTATTTCACCGACGGTGCCGAGGCCCAGCGCGTGATCGACCAGGGCGAGGCCTCGGTCCGGCGGCGCCTTGCGGAGCTCGAGGGACAATTCCGAGCCGCGACGAGGAATCGCGGCGGGCACGTCGAGTGGCGCGGCGCGGTCGATTTCCCGGCGCGTTACGCGCTGCAGCAGGCGCGCTGCGCCGACATCATCGTCAGCGGCGGGCAAAGCCCGGCCTTCTCGGACGCCTTCTCGCTTGCCAGCCCCAAGGATCTGGTGATGCAGGCCGGCCGTCCGCTGCTGGTCGTGCCCGACGGCGTCAACTGGCTCGATCTGCGCAACGTGCTGGTGGCCTGGAAGGATGCGCCGGAGGCCCGGCGCGCGGTCGCCGATTCTCTGCCGCTGCTGCGCAAGGCGAGGGAGATTACGATCGTCGCCATCCCCGAGCCGGATGACGATCGCCCGGCGGTGCTGGCCTCCGTCACCGACGTCGTCGCCTGGCTCGCCCGCCATGGCGTCACGGCAACCGCCCGGGTGTCGGAAGCCGGCCGGAACGAAAGTGCGGCTGACCATCTGGGTAAGGTGGCCGCCGACGTCGGAGCCGGCCTAATCGTGGCCGGCGCCTACGGCCATTCGCGGGTCCGCGAATTGATCCTCGGCGGCGTCACGCAATATCTGCTCACCCAGTCAGCCCGCTGCGTGCTGCTGTCGCACTGA